The Candidatus Rokuibacteriota bacterium DNA segment CGAGGCGTGCGCCCGGTGCGCCGCCGCAAAGGCGTCGTCGACGTAGACGTCGGCAAGCGCGGCTAGCCGGCGCGCGAACTCGGGGTCGTTGGCCTCCTCGCCCGGGTGAAAGCGCAGGTTCTCGAGCAAGACGATATCGCCCGGCTTGAGGGCGGCCGCGGCCGCCTCGACCTCGGGCCCGGCGCAGTCGGGCAGGAGCGGCACCGGTCGGCCGAGCAATTCATCGAGCCGCGCGGCCACCGGCGCGAGCGAGTAGCGCGGGTCGACCTTGCCCTTCGGGCGCCCCAGGTGCGAGGCGAGGATGACCGACGCCCCCGCCTTGAGGCAGTGCTCGATCGTGGGCACGACGGCGCGGATGCGCGTGTCCTCGGCGACGCGGCCATCCTCGAGCGGGACGTTGAGATCCACCCTGAGGAAGACGCGTTTCCCCGCGAGGTCCAGTTGATCGACGCTGAGCTTGGGCAAGCTGCCTTGGTCCGGCTACAGTGACTTCGACATGTACCGGATGAGGTCCTTGACGCGGTTCGAGTAGCCCCACTCGTTGTCGTACCAGGCGAGGACCTTGACCATGGTGCCGTCGATCACCGCGGTGGACTGCAGGTCCACGATGGACGAGTGGGGGTTGCCGTTGAAGTCCACCGAGACGAGCTGCTCGTCCGTGACGTCAAGGATCCCGCGCAGCGCGCCCGTCGCGGCGGCGCGGAAGGCATCATTGACCGCCGCCGCCGTCGTCGGCTTCTCGAGATCAGCGGTCAGATCCAGCACCGAGACATTGGCGGTCGGCACGCGGATCGCAATCCCGTCGAGCTTGCCCTTGAGCTCGGGCAACACGAGTCCCACGGCGGTCGCGGCGCCCGTCGTCGTCGGGATCATGCTGAGGGCGCCCGCGCGCGCGCGGCGCAGATCCTTGTGCGGGAAGTCGTGGATGGGCTGGTCGTTGGTGTAGGAGTGCACGGTGGAGGCGAAGCCGCGCTTGATGCCGAAGTTGTCGAGCAGGACCTTGGCGACGGTGGCGAGGCAGTTGGTGGTGCACGAGGCGTTGGAGACCAGCTCGTGCTTGACCGGGTCGTACTTCTGCTCGTTGACGCCCAGCACGACGGTGATGTCGGGATCCTTGGCCGGCGCCGTGATGACCACCTTCTTGGCACCCGCCTGCAGGTGCTTGGTCGTCGTGGCTTTGTCGCGGAAGACACCCGTGGATTCGACAACGATGTCCACGCCCATCTCGCCCCATGGCAGGGTCGCCGGATCCTTCGCGGAGCAGACGCGCACCTCGCGCCCGTTGACGAAGATCGCCTCGCCCTTGTGCGTCACCTCGGCGGCGAGGATGCCGTGGACCGAGTCGTACTTCAGAAGGTGGGCGAGCGTCTTGGCGTCCGCCAGGTCATTGACCGCCACCACCTCGAGCTCCGGCGCCTGGAGCGCCGCACGAAAGAACACCCGGCCGATGCGCCCGAACCCGTTGACCCCGACCCGCACACCCATGATGCGCTCCTTGGTGACGATTATTGAGGATTGGCGGCGACTTCCGCCTCACGAGAGCCCTAATTATAGGCGGCGGCAGTCGCCGCCGCAAGCACAGCCAAAGACACAACTGAGGCGGCAGCGAACAACACCGCAGGGCGACGAGAAGGGTCCAGATGCGAGGCGGCGCCCGAGAGCTGCGGGCGAGGCGTACTCCTGTACGTTGAGCCCGCAGCCGAGGGCGGCAACGAAGCAGATGGGCCCTTATCGGCGGCCTGCTCTAGAGGGCCCGGGCGACGGTCAGGACGCCGACGGCGACCGCCCCTGCCCGGTAGAGGCTGCGGGCGCACTCCCCCGCCGTGGCGCCGGTGGTGAGCACGTCGTCCACGAGCACGACGTGGCGACCGGCGATCAGCTCGGGCCGGCGCACGGCGAAGGCGTCGCGGACATTCCGCCTTCGCGCCGCGGCGTCGAGATCGGTCTGGGGCTGGGTCGGCACGGCCCGCAGGAGGGCGTCGACCACCACCGGCACGCCCCAGGCGCACTCGAGGCGCCGGGCCAGGAGCAGCGCCTGGTCGTAGCCCCGCTCGCGCGCGCGGCGGGGGTGGAGCGGGACCGGCACGAAGGCGTCGGGTGCAGCGCCCGGCAGCGCGGAGAGACCCAGCCCGGCGAGAAGGTCGCCCAGCGGATTCGCCAGCCCGCGCCGTCCGCCGAACTTGAAGGCGTGGATCGCCTCGCGCGCGAGGTCGCCGTAGAGCAAGGCCGCGCGCGCGTACGCGAATCGCGGCCGGCGGCTCCGGCAGGCACCGCAGAGCCCCTCGATACCGAGCGGGGCGCCGCAGCACCGGCACCAGGGCGGCGCGATCCGCTCGAAGCCTTCCCAGCAGGCGCCGCAGAGCGGGTCGCGCCGGCCGGCACCGAGCATCCCGTCGCAGACCGGGCAGAGCGGAGGGAAGACGAGGTCGAGGGCGGCGGTGACCCACGGCCGCCAGCCGTGAGCCTCGCCCGCCGCTACGGGCGCGACGTGTTCCAGCCGCGGCATGACGGGCACCGGTCGATCCAGCGCCCGTGCTCAGCCCCGCACGCGCTACAACGGTAGGGCCAGTCGAACGCGCCGCTGAGCGTGAGCGCCCGCCGGTATTCCTCGAACGCCTCCGCCGTCTGTCCGCGGCGCTCGAAGATCGCACCGAGGACGGCGTGGAGCCCGGGCAGGTTCGGCTCCCGGACCTCCACCTTCTGAAACTGGTCGGCGGCCTCGTCCAGCATGGCGAGCTCGAAGTAGACGCGGCCGAGGGCGAAGGCCAGCGGCACGCTCTCCGGCACGCGCGCGCTCGCGGCCTGGTAGAGCGCGATCATCCGCGTCGGGCGGCCCTCGATCCTGTACGCCTGCTCGAGGCGGGCCAGGAGCGGCAGCTCCGGATGGGTCTCGACCGCCCGCTCCCACGCGCGGAAGGCTTCCCGGCTGTCGCCCGCCGCGACGTAGGCGTCTCCGAGCGCGACGGCGGCGGGCACGAAGTCGGACTGGGAGCGTAGCGCCTCGCGGAAGCGGGCAATGGCGGGCTGAAC contains these protein-coding regions:
- the gap gene encoding type I glyceraldehyde-3-phosphate dehydrogenase — encoded protein: MGVRVGVNGFGRIGRVFFRAALQAPELEVVAVNDLADAKTLAHLLKYDSVHGILAAEVTHKGEAIFVNGREVRVCSAKDPATLPWGEMGVDIVVESTGVFRDKATTTKHLQAGAKKVVITAPAKDPDITVVLGVNEQKYDPVKHELVSNASCTTNCLATVAKVLLDNFGIKRGFASTVHSYTNDQPIHDFPHKDLRRARAGALSMIPTTTGAATAVGLVLPELKGKLDGIAIRVPTANVSVLDLTADLEKPTTAAAVNDAFRAAATGALRGILDVTDEQLVSVDFNGNPHSSIVDLQSTAVIDGTMVKVLAWYDNEWGYSNRVKDLIRYMSKSL
- a CDS encoding ComF family protein, with translation MPRLEHVAPVAAGEAHGWRPWVTAALDLVFPPLCPVCDGMLGAGRRDPLCGACWEGFERIAPPWCRCCGAPLGIEGLCGACRSRRPRFAYARAALLYGDLAREAIHAFKFGGRRGLANPLGDLLAGLGLSALPGAAPDAFVPVPLHPRRARERGYDQALLLARRLECAWGVPVVVDALLRAVPTQPQTDLDAAARRRNVRDAFAVRRPELIAGRHVVLVDDVLTTGATAGECARSLYRAGAVAVGVLTVARAL